In the Solibacillus sp. FSL K6-1523 genome, one interval contains:
- a CDS encoding alpha-amylase family glycosyl hydrolase produces the protein MGFKKWIGAVTAGVLLSTTLMLTPTVQAEKNHTIADESIYDLLVDRFFNGIGANDDELVNAQDPAMFAGGDFNGLIKKLDYISGMGFTTVSIGSVFATEKYDGSMVTSYSTLEKHFGTEDELKEVVKKYNDRDMKIMVDFPLSNVSPNHEWASRPNFVASSNNGQIQWDLANAEVQKALIDAAVQFVNTYNINGMRITNIENADTSFLNTLIDELKAVKQEIYVISNAESDANFDAKFYADTEQLYRGALKNVDLNTTVLDTHLEEFITGKDVPTQVMIDNIWTDRFTLDATEEKMYPPTRNKIAVSTALLLPGVPVVQYGTELAMNGTAGQEAHQYYNFKTDSELVDYIGKLQTLRNSSETLRNGEFKWLMNEDGYMVFERKSDTETWIVVINNSSKTKRIHIPVSELGEGKELRGMFDSEIIRTNKDDNYTIILDREMVEVYNVIEARGINTSYIVALSLVVIIYTIFMIVIIKRGRKRRAEQAQAN, from the coding sequence GTGGGATTTAAAAAATGGATCGGCGCTGTAACGGCAGGTGTTCTACTTTCTACTACATTAATGTTGACACCAACTGTACAAGCAGAAAAAAATCATACCATTGCTGATGAAAGTATATATGATTTATTAGTAGACCGTTTCTTTAATGGAATTGGCGCAAATGATGACGAATTAGTAAATGCACAAGACCCGGCAATGTTTGCAGGGGGCGATTTTAATGGACTTATAAAAAAACTCGATTATATTTCTGGAATGGGCTTTACAACGGTTTCGATCGGTTCGGTTTTCGCAACTGAAAAATATGATGGCTCCATGGTGACAAGTTATTCAACTCTTGAAAAGCATTTTGGTACGGAAGATGAGTTAAAGGAAGTTGTCAAAAAGTATAATGACCGCGATATGAAAATTATGGTAGACTTCCCGCTTTCAAATGTAAGTCCGAATCATGAATGGGCTAGCCGACCAAACTTTGTGGCAAGTTCGAACAATGGACAAATTCAGTGGGATTTAGCCAATGCAGAAGTTCAAAAAGCGTTGATTGATGCAGCCGTGCAATTTGTGAATACATATAATATCAATGGTATGCGCATAACGAATATTGAAAATGCAGATACATCATTTTTAAATACATTGATTGACGAATTAAAAGCGGTAAAACAAGAAATTTACGTTATCTCAAATGCAGAAAGCGATGCTAATTTTGATGCGAAGTTTTATGCAGATACAGAGCAACTTTATCGTGGCGCTTTAAAAAATGTTGATTTAAATACAACGGTTTTAGATACACATCTTGAGGAATTTATTACAGGAAAAGATGTACCTACGCAAGTAATGATCGATAATATATGGACAGACCGTTTTACGTTAGATGCGACGGAAGAAAAGATGTATCCGCCAACACGTAATAAAATTGCCGTTTCAACGGCATTATTATTACCTGGTGTTCCAGTTGTACAGTATGGTACTGAACTTGCGATGAATGGTACTGCTGGACAAGAGGCACACCAATATTACAATTTTAAAACAGATTCTGAGCTTGTTGACTATATTGGAAAACTGCAAACATTACGCAACAGTTCAGAAACACTGCGCAATGGTGAGTTCAAATGGTTAATGAATGAAGATGGCTATATGGTATTTGAACGTAAATCAGATACAGAAACATGGATTGTTGTTATTAATAACTCAAGTAAAACGAAACGCATTCATATTCCAGTTTCTGAGCTTGGTGAGGGAAAAGAGCTTCGTGGAATGTTTGATAGTGAAATTATCCGCACAAATAAGGATGATAATTATACAATCATTTTAGACCGCGAAATGGTAGAAGTTTATAATGTAATCGAAGCGCGAGGGATTAACACATCTTATATCGTGGCATTAAGTTTAGTTGTAATTATTTACACAATATTTATGATTGTCATTATAAAACGTGGGCGCAAACGTCGTGCGGAACAAGCACAAGCCAATTAA
- a CDS encoding Cof-type HAD-IIB family hydrolase: MKEHLIVLDLDGTLLTDEQKISALTKETLMKAKAAGHHVMIATGRPYRASQIYYEELGLITPIVNFNGAFVHHPRNAQWKSIHTPVDIRVVHDVVESIHKYEYNNLIAEVIDDVYIHREDEAMLNIFNMGSPHVRMGDLKTTLLEDPTSLLIQANDANVPIIRQHLQDVHAELIEHRRWGAPYPIIEIVRKGLSKAVGIDQIAKEMGIPRERIIAFGDEDNDLEMIEYAGIGVAMSNGIDQLKNIANEITLSNNEDGVAKLLQERLKL; this comes from the coding sequence ATGAAAGAACATTTAATCGTATTAGATTTAGATGGTACATTATTAACCGATGAGCAAAAGATTTCAGCTCTTACAAAAGAAACATTAATGAAGGCGAAAGCTGCTGGCCACCATGTCATGATTGCGACAGGTCGCCCTTACCGAGCAAGTCAAATTTACTATGAGGAATTGGGGCTCATTACACCGATTGTCAATTTTAACGGTGCTTTCGTTCATCATCCACGTAATGCCCAGTGGAAATCGATTCATACCCCTGTCGATATTCGCGTCGTGCATGATGTCGTCGAATCGATCCATAAATATGAATATAATAATTTAATTGCAGAAGTCATTGATGATGTTTATATCCATCGTGAAGATGAAGCAATGTTAAATATCTTTAATATGGGGAGCCCTCATGTACGAATGGGTGATCTAAAAACAACTTTGTTAGAAGATCCGACAAGTTTGTTAATTCAAGCAAACGATGCTAATGTCCCAATCATTCGACAGCATTTACAAGATGTTCATGCCGAATTAATTGAGCATCGTCGTTGGGGAGCGCCTTACCCAATTATCGAAATCGTGCGTAAAGGATTAAGTAAAGCAGTTGGTATTGATCAAATTGCCAAAGAAATGGGTATTCCCCGTGAACGCATCATTGCTTTTGGCGATGAGGACAACGATTTAGAAATGATTGAGTACGCAGGCATTGGTGTCGCAATGAGTAACGGCATTGACCAACTAAAAAATATCGCCAATGAAATCACACTATCCAACAATGAAGATGGCGTCGCAAAACTATTGCAGGAACGTTTAAAATTATAA